In Candidatus Poribacteria bacterium, one genomic interval encodes:
- the rpmI gene encoding 50S ribosomal protein L35, which yields MPKIKTHKGASKRFKFTSKGRIRRNRAYAGHLFISKSAKRKRRLRQATLVDSSNEKRLKRLIHK from the coding sequence ATGCCGAAAATTAAAACGCATAAAGGCGCGTCGAAACGTTTCAAATTCACATCAAAAGGTAGAATTCGTCGCAATCGCGCTTATGCAGGACACCTGTTCATTTCAAAATCAGCAAAGCGCAAACGCAGACTGCGACAAGCAACCCTTGTTGATTCCAGCAACGAGAAACGTTTGAAACGCCTCATTCATAAATAA
- the infC gene encoding translation initiation factor IF-3 produces the protein MHYKGRRTQRTKERQSRSNYQIRAKEILVIDHENKQLGVMSPRDAMKLAEEVGLDLVEVSPNATPPVCKIMDYGKYQYEKNKRAREARKKQTKVVLKGMQFRPDTAEHDYQFKKRHVEDFLKNGWKVRATVRFRGREMLHTELGKNLLARLKDDLGELADVEQPPRLETRIMSMILAPKSA, from the coding sequence ATACACTACAAAGGCAGACGTACACAGAGGACGAAGGAAAGACAGAGTCGTTCCAATTATCAGATTCGAGCCAAAGAGATTTTAGTGATAGATCACGAGAACAAGCAGTTAGGAGTCATGTCTCCCCGCGATGCCATGAAACTTGCCGAAGAGGTCGGATTGGATTTGGTCGAGGTTTCACCGAACGCCACTCCGCCGGTTTGTAAGATTATGGATTACGGGAAGTATCAGTATGAAAAAAACAAACGCGCTCGTGAGGCTCGAAAGAAACAGACGAAGGTGGTACTGAAAGGAATGCAATTCCGTCCAGATACTGCCGAACACGACTACCAGTTCAAGAAACGGCATGTAGAGGATTTCCTCAAAAATGGCTGGAAGGTGCGCGCAACTGTCCGATTTCGCGGACGCGAGATGCTCCATACTGAGCTTGGCAAGAATTTACTCGCGCGCCTCAAAGACGATCTTGGAGAACTTGCTGATGTGGAACAACCTCCACGCTTGGAGACCCGCATCATGTCAATGATCCTCGCGCCGAAATCTGCGTAA